The sequence below is a genomic window from Pseudoxanthomonas sp..
CCGGGTTGTCCAGCGAAAGCACCGTGCCATCGGTCCTGAGGACTTCGTACACCACGGTCGGGGCCGTGCTGATCAGGTCCAGGTCGTATTCGCGCTCCAGGCGCTCCTGCACGATCTCCATGTGCAGCATGCCGAGGAAGCCGCAGCGGAAGCCGAAGCCCATGGCCTCCGAGCTTTCCGGCTCGAAGCGCAGCGCCGCGTCGTTCAGGCGCAGCTTCTCCAGCGCCTCGCGCAGTGCCGGATAGTCCTCGGCGTTGACGGGGAACAGGCCGGCGAACACGCGCGGCTGCATTTCCTGGAAGCCCGGGAGCGGACCCGGCGCCGGATCGCCGGCCAGTGTCAGCGTGTCGCCGACCGGGGCGCCGTGCACGTCCTTGATCGAGGCGGTGATCCAGCCCACCTCGCCGGCGCCGAGCTTCTTCAGCTCCTTGCGCTTGGGGGTGAACACGCCGACCTTGTCCACCTCGTGGGTGCGGCCGGTGGACATCACCAGGATCTTGCTCTTCGGCCCGATCTCGCCCTGCATCACGCGCACCAGCGAGACCACGCCCAGGTAGTTGTCGAACCACGAGTCGATGATCAGCGCCTGCAGCTTGTCGGTGTCGCGCGGCTGCGGCGGCGGGATGCGCTGGACGATGGCCTCCAGCACCAGGTCGACGTTGAGTCCGGTCTTGGCGCTGACGGCGACCGCATCGTCGGCGTCGATGCCGATGACGGCCTCGATTTCCCGCTTGGCACGCTCGATGTCGGCGGTCGGCAGGTCGATCTTGTTCAGCACCGGCACCACTTCCAGGCCCTGCTCCACCGCGGTGTAGCAGTTGGCCACGGACTGGGCTTCCACGCCTTGGGCGGCGTCGACCACCAGCAGCGCGCCCTCGCAGGCGGCCAGCGAACGGCTGACTTCGTAACTGAAGTCGACGTGGCCGGGGGTGTCGATGAAGTTGAGCTGGTAGACCTGCCCGTCCTTGGCCTTGTACGGCAGGGACACGGACTGGGCCTTGATGGTGATGCCGCGCTCGCGCTCGATGGGGTTCGAGTCGAGCACCTGCGCTTCCATCTCGCGGGCCTCGAGGCCGCCGCAGAGCTGGATGATGCGGTCGGCCAGGGTGGACTTACCGTGGTCGACGTGCGCGATGATGGAGAAATTGCGGATATTCCGCATGGAATCGGAGGACATGGGGGCGGCGGCCTGTGCCGTCGTCAGGAGAACGCGACATTATCGCATGGCCGGAGCACGGCCTGTCCTCCCGGCCGCGGCGCGGCTCGGGACGGGACATGGAATCGCCCCGCGGACGCGGGGCGATAGGCTGGGCCGGCGGTCAGTCCTTCTCGACCGTGACCGCGATGAACCGCGTCACCCCGCGGCTACGGACCAGCAGCATGACCGTGTCCCCGGCCTTGGCGGCCGCCAGTTCGCGGTCCAGCGCCGCCGGGCTGTTCACCTTGTTGCGACCCACCTGCAGGATGACCATGCCCGGTGTCAGGCCCGCCTCGCGGGCAGCGGCGCTGTCCACGCGGCTGACCAGCACGCCGTCGCCCGATTCCACGCCCAGGCGCTTGCGGCTATCGGCGTCCAGCGGCTGGGTCTGGATGCCGAGCGCGTTCCTGCCGGCCGGAGCCGCAGGAGAGGAAGGCGGTGTCGGCAGGGTCCGGGCGGCGCCCTGCTCTTCCTCCAACTCACTGAGTGTCACGGGTACCGTGACCATCTTCCCGTCCCTCAGCACTCCCAATGTCACCCGGGTGCCGGGCGCCATGGCGCCAATGATGGGTGGCAGCGCACTCGACTCGCTGACGTCCTGGCCATTCACGGACCGGATGATGTCACCCGGGCTGAGACCGGCTTTTTCGGCAGCACTGCCCACCAACACCTCGCTGACCAGCGCGCCTCGAGTATCGGGGGCGTTGAGGCCTTTTGCCTTGGCGGCATCCAATGCTCCGACCTGTACGCCCAGCTGCCCACGACTGACGCGGCCAGTGGACTTGAGCTGCTCCACCGCGCCCATCGCCAGATCGATCGGGATCGCGAAACTGATGCCCATGTAGCCACCGGACACCGAGAAGATCTGCGAATTGATGCCGACCACTTCACCGCGCGTGTTGAGCAGCGGGCCGCCGGAATTGCCCTGGTTGATCGCCACGTCGGTCTGGATGAAGGGCACGTAGCGCTGCTCGGGGGATGCGCTGCGACCGACGGCACTGACGATGCCTGCCGTGACGGAATGGTCCAGGCCCAGCGGCGACCCGATCGCCACCACCCACTGGCCCGGCTTGAGCGTGGTCGAGTTGCCGATACGCAGGGTCGGCAGCCCCTTGGCGTCCACCTTCAGCAGCGCCACGTCGTACTGCTGGTCGCTGCCGACCACCTTGGCGGTCAGTTCGCGACGGTCCGGCAGGGTCACCTTGACCTCGTCGGCACCGTCGACGACGTGGTGATTGGTCAGCACGTAGCCGTCGGCGGAAATGATGAAGCCCGAGCCCATCGACGTGCCGCGACGCTGCGGCCCCTGCTGGCCGGGGCCCGGCATCTGGAAACCGGGCGGCAGCATGCGCCGGAATATCTCGGGAATCTCGACGTCTTCGCCCGTCTGCGCCTGCGCGCTGCGGCGCGAGCCGACGGTCGCCTCCACGTTGACGACACCCGGCCCGACCTGTTCCACCAACTGGGTGAAATCGGGCAACCCAGTGACCAGTTGCGGTGCGGTCGATTGCGCCACGGCGGGCGCAGCGGACGCCACGGGCGCAGGCGCTTCGGCCTGCTGCGCACAGGCGGTGAGCGGCAGGGTGAGCATCACCAGTGCCAGCAGGTTGTGACGGGCGTGTAGGGTCATCGAATGCATGCCTCGACAAGAAGTGAACCGGAGTGTCGCGCGCATCCGGCACCGGGCCGCATGCGCGGAAGGTCAATCGCGCGGAGCGTCGACAGGGGCCGAGGACGGCGTGCCCGCCGGCAGACGCGGTTCGAACGGATAGAACGTCCGCGCCGCCGACTCCGCACTGTAGCCCGCGGTCAGACTGCCGCCGGCCGATGGATAGGCCGACAGCGCCGAGCGCGGCCACGGCCGGGAGGCCACGACGCCGGCATCCTGGGTCCCGTGCGAAAAGGGATTGGCAGGCGACAGCGGGGAGCCGGAGGCGGCAACCAGCGTGGGGGAGACCGCATCCCGCGGCATGCCCTGCGATGTGCCGTTCGCCCTTGCCGGCGTGTCCGCCCGCGCCACGCGCTGGGCGCTACGCGCGGCCTGCTGGCTGCGCGTCGCGCTGCGGCGCACGTTGTCCTGCCGTCGCGGCACGCTCGCCGCCACGGCCACCGCCGCTGCTGCGTAGGCTTCGGCATCCGGCGCCGGCGCCGACGGGGATTCCGGCACTGCGGCAGGCGTTGTCGACTGCGCCGAGGCCACCTGCGTGCCCTCGCCCACCGGCACGTCCTGCGGCGACTGCTGGCGTGCCATGAACAACGCCACCAGGGCCACGGAGGCCGCCAGCGCACCACCGCCCCAGCGGGCGAGCAGCGTGCGTGGACGCGCCGCCTGCGCCTGTGGCGCCGTCTGGGTGTTGGAAGCGGATCCGGCCGCGATCGCCTGCGCCACGCGCTCGGCGAAACCGGCCGGCGCCGGTGCGCGACCCTGCCCGCGCAGCACGTCGCCGCACAGCTGCCAGCGCTCCCAGCAGCCGGCCAGTTCGTGGTCGTGCTGCAGGCGGCGCAACAGGAAACGGGCCTCGTCGGCGGGCAGTTCGCCGTCCATCAGCGTGGAGAGCTGCTGGCGGTGATGGATGTCGAGCTTGTCGATGATCGGTGTCTCGTTGCGGGCGGTCATGAGCGGGCACGCTCCCGGGTTGCACTGTCGGTATCCAGCAAGGGACGCAGTTGTTCGTCGATGGCCTCGCGCGCACGGAAGATGCGGGAGCGCACGGTGCCGATCGGGCAGTCCATCTTCTGCGCGATCTCCTCGTAGCTGAGGCCTTCGACCTCGCGCAGGGTGATCGCGGTCCGCAGTTCCTCGGGCAGGCCGTCCACCGCCTTCATCACCGTCGCCTCCATCTCCTGGCGCATCAGTTCGCGCTCGGGCGTGTCGGTGTCGCGCAGCCGCGCGCCGATGTCGTACTGCTCGGCGTCGGCGGCATCCACGTCCGCGGTGGGCGGACGCCGGTTGTGCGCGACCAGGTGGTTCTTGGCGGTATTCACGGCGATGCGGTGCAGCCACGTATAGAACTGGGAATCGCCCCGGAAATTGCCCAACGCGCGATACGCGCGAAGGAACGTCTCCTGGGCCACGTCCTGGCTCTCGCTCCAGTCATGGACGTAACGCCCGATCAGCGCCACCACGCGATGCTGGTACTTGCGCACCAGCAGGTCGAAGGCCGCGCTGTCGCCGCGTTGCACGCGCCTGACCAGCTCGAGGTCCAGCTCCTGGGTTGGATCAACTTCGGCCATGCCGGGCCGCACTCCTGTCGGCTCGGCGTTGGCCGGGCCCTGTGACCGCGCTAGCGGGGGAAAGTTCAACGCCTTGTCCAAACCGTTGCCCTATCAAGAATTTAACCGGCGCAACGGGAACATCTCCCGTGCCGCGATCGCGCCCGTGACGGCGTCCTCGTTCCATATGTGGATTTGACGGGGACGAAACAACCTCGGGATGATAGCGGCCTTATCCATACGTGAACGGATGGTCCCCTGCATGGCCGCGAACTTCGATGGGCTGCGATTCAGTCACTGGCAGACCGAGCTGCGGGACGACGGCATCGTCGTGCTGGCCTTCGATCGCCAGGGCGCGAGCGTCAACGCGTTCTCGCAGGACGTGCTGATCGAACTGGCCGACATCATCGAGCGCCTGGCCATCGATCCACCCAAGGGCGTGGTGCTGCGCTCGGCCAAGGCCAGCGGCTTCATCGCCGGCGCGGACCTCAAGGAGTTCCAGGAATTCGACCGCAAGGGCACAGTGAACGACGCCATCCGCCGTGGCCAGCAGGTGTTCCAGAAGCTCGCCGACCTGCCCTGCCCGACGGTCGCCGCGATCCATGGCTTCTGCATGGGCGGCGGTACCGAGATCTCGCTGGCCTGCGACTACCGCGTGGCCAGCAGCGATCCGTCCACCCGCATCGGCCTGCCCGAGGTGAAGCTGGGCATCTTCCCCGGCTGGGGCGGCAGCGCACGCCTGCCGCGCCTGGTGGGCGCGCCGAAGGCGATGGACATGATGCTGACCGGCCGCACGCTGTCGGCCAGTTCAGCCAAGGCGATGGGCCTGGTGGACAAGATTGCCGAGCCCGCGGTGTTGATCGATGCCGCCGTCGCGCTGATCGGCTCGCGTCCGCCGCGCGCGTTCAAGCAGCGCTTCACCGGTTGGATCAGCAACAGCTGGCTGGCGCGGCAGATCCTGGCGCCGCAGATGACCAAGCAGGTCGCCCGCAAGGCGCCGAAGGCGCACTATCCCGCGCCTTACGCCCTCATCAACGTCTGGAAGACCGCCGGCGGCAAGGGCATCCAGGGCCGCCTGGACGCCGAGCGCAGGGCGGTGGTGAAGCTGGCCGGCACGCCGACCGCGCGCAACCTGATCCGCATCTTCTTCCTCACCGAACGCCTGAAGGGGCTCGGCGGGAAAGACCATGGCATCGCCAACGTCCACGTGGTCGGCGCCGGCGTGATGGGTGGCGACATCGCGGCATGGTCGGCCTACAAGGGCTTCAACGTCACCCTGCAGGATCGTGAGCAGCGCTTCATCGACGGTGCGCTGACGCGTGCGCAGGAGCTGTTCGCCAAGAAGGTCAAGGACGAGAGCAAGCGGCCCGCCGTGGCCGCGCGCCTGAAAGGCGACCTGGCCGGCGACGGTGTGCCGCAGGCCGACCTGGTGATCGAAGCGATCATCGAGAACCCGGAAGCCAAGCGCGATCTCTACCAGACCGTCGAGCCGCGCCTGAAGGCCGATGCGCTGCTGACCACCAACACCTCGTCGATTCCGCTGACCGAACTGCGCGAGCACATCCAGCGTCCGGCGCAGTTCGCCGGCCTGCACTATTTCAATCCGGTCGCGCTGATGCCGCTGGTGGAGATCGTCCAGCACGACGCGCTGGACGAGGCCAACGTCAAGCGCCTGGCCGCGTTCTGCAAGGCGCTGGACAAGTTCCCGGTGCCGGTCGCCGGCACGCCGGGTTTCCTGGTGAACCGCGTACTGTTCCCGTACATGCTGGAAGCCGCGACCGCGTATGCCGAAGGCATTCCGGGCCCGGTCATCGACAAGGCGGCGGTGAAGTTCGGCATGCCGATGGGGCCGATCGAACTGATCGACACGGTAGGGCTGGACGTGGCGCAGGGCGTGGGCGCGGAACTGTCGCCGTTCCTCGGCCTGCAACTGCCCGCGGCGCTGGCGACGGTGGAACCCGGCAAGCGCGGCAAGAAGGACGGCCAGGGCCTCTACAAATGGGAGAACGGCAAGGCGGTGAAGCCGCAGGTGCCGCAGGACTACAAGGCGCCGGACGACCTGGAAGACCGCCTGATCCTGCCGCTGCTCAACGAAGCGGTGGCCTGCCTGTACGACGGCGTGGTCGCCGATGCCGACCTGCTGGATGCCGGCGTGATCTTCGGCACCGGCTTCGCCCCGTTCCGCGGCGGCCCGATCGAACACGTCAAGGCCGTCGGCCCCGATGTGCTGCTGGAAAAGCTCAGGGCGCTGCAGACGCGCCATGGCGACCGCTTCGCGCCGCGGCCGGGCTGGGACAATCCGGTGCTGCGCGAACCGACGGTCTGATCCGCGCATGAAAAGGCCGCTCATGGAGCGGCCTTTTTCCTTCCACGCCCGGCGCCTGGCGCAGCCGTCAGCCTTCCGGCAAGGCCTGCGTCATGACCCAGTCTTCCTTCGGGTCGTCGCCGATGTAGAAGATGGACCTGCCGACGCTCTGGAACCCATGCTTGCGCCAGAAGCGGATCGCCTGCGGCGCGTCCTGCCAGACCGTGAGCCATACCGAACGCGAGCCGCGCAGCGTGGCGGCGGCCAGCAGGTGCGAGACCAGCATGGCGGCGATGCCCTTGCCGTGGAAGGCCTCGTCCAGGTAGATGCGCGCCAGTTCCACCGTGGGCCGCAGCACCACCTCGGTCGGCGGCACCGTGCCCCAGCGCAGCTGCGCATAGCCGGCCCACACGCCGTCCTGCTCGACGATCAGGGTGAGCGTGTCGGGGTCGCGGATCTCCTCGGCCTGGCGTTCGGGCGAATACATCGCCGCCACGTGCGCGGCCACGTTCTCGGGCGTGCTGCAGTGGCCGTTGGTGGCCAGGAACGTGCGCCGCATCATGGCGGACAGCTCAGCGGCTTCGGACAGCCGCGCGGGTCGGATTTCGGTTCTCATGCCCCGTGCATGTTACGTGCTTCATCGCCAGGAACAACGCAGCGGCAGGTCGCGGGCGGTCACGGACACCCGCCATCGCCTACCATGATGCGCCGTGTTCCGGACCCGATGCATGTTCCGCTGGCTGATCCTGTGTCTCCTGTTCGCCCTGTCCCTGCCTGCCCGCGCCGACGATGGCGACGAGGCTGCGGTGCGCGCCGTCTTCGCCGGTTACAAGGCGGCCGTACTGGCGCGCAAGGGTGACCGCGCGGCCGACCACGTCACCACCGGGACGCTGCGCGAGTACGCCCGCTACCGTGACCTGGCGCTTACGGCGTCGCGCACGCAGCTGGAGGCGCTGCCGATGAGCGAGCGCCTGCAGGTCCTGATCATCCGTGCCCGGGTACCGTCAACGGCACTGCGCACGATGGACGGCCGCGATGTCTTCGCCTACGCGGTGGACCGGGGATGGATCGGTCGCGAAGGTGTGGAGCGCAGCGAACTGGGCACGCTTCAGGTGGACGGTGACACGGCCGCAGCGCGGCTGAAGATCGGCAGGACCGAGTTGCCGGTCGATTTCGAGTTCGAGCGCGAGGCGACCGGCTGGCGCTTCAACCTGATTCCGTTGACGCTTATGAGCGAGGACGTGTTCCGCCAGCTGGCCCGGCAGAAGGGAGTCGGCGAGAACGCGATGGTCATGACGCTGCTGCGTGACCTGATGGAGACGCCGGTCGACGACCGCATCTGGGACGCACCGGCGCCGTAGCCGGACTCAGCGGCGGGCGAACACGTCCGGCGGCGCACGCACCGGGCTGCGCTCGGCGGCGATGTCGGCCATCACACCCAGTTGCGCGGAGAAATCGGTCAGCCTTGCCCAGACGTAGGGCTGCAGGTCGTCGGGTGCGCCGTCGTAGACCTGCCGCCACAACGCGTCCATGAACTCGCGCGGATCCTCGCGCAGCGCACCGTGTTCGATGCGTTGACCCGCGGCGGCCAGGATGGCCCGGATGTCAGCCAAGGTGTCCATGCGGCCAGCCTAAGCCGCCCGGATGCCTGTCGTGTGACACGAACGGACGATTTCCGACGACCGGTGCAGTTCTGTGAAGCCGGTTACTGATCGCAAGCCGCGAAGCCGCACTCCCTGCACACGTGCACGCGTGAATGACGCGCTGCGCAAGCGCGGCCCGGCAGTTCCTGGTGGTCAGGGCGTCGACGCCCGGATTGCCTCGCGGAACAGCCACAGCATCGCGCGCCGGTAGGTTTCGCCGATCGTCGCCGCATGGGTACCGTCCTGCATCGTCAGCAGGGACACCTGCCACGGCGCATCCGTCCCCGGTGCGCTCCAGTGCGTGGTCCAGTCGTGCGCGATGCGCTGCCGCTCGGCGGTGTCGCGCGTGCCGCTGGCCACCACCACGCGCAGGTCCTCGCGTGCATGCGGTCGCGGCGCTGCGAACAGGTGCTCGCGCGCCGGCCCGGGCGACGGATTGCTGGCGATCCGTCCCCAGAACAGGTCCGGGTCCTGCAGCGCCGACCACAGCACGAAGTAACCGGCGCGCGACTGCCCGATCAGGATCCGACGCGCCGGGTCGGCGGCATAGCGACGCTCGACTTCGGGCACCACCTGCGCGCGCAGGAACGCGAGGAAGCCCGGCGCCCCGCCCTGCTCTGCCGTGGTATCGCTGCCGGGCGCGGTGAAATCCACATGCCGCTTGTTGATGGCCGGGTCGAAACTGCCGTAGGCGATGCCGACGACGATGGCCTCCGGCAGCTGCTCGTCGTAGTGCAGGAACAGATGCGTCGGCGCCAGCAGTGGAAACAGGCTGTCGCCGTCCAGTACGTACACCACCGGGTAGCGCGTGGCGGACCCGGCCTCGTAGCCCTCGGGATAACGCACGTGGATGTGGTGGACCCGACCGGAACCCGGATCGGTCAGCGGGAAATAGTCGCCCTTCAGGGCAGGCAGGTGTTGCAGCGGCGCCAGGCTCGTCGCGGCATCGCCGGCCGCCGCCGCATGGACCGCCGCCGCCATCGCCATGCCCAGGCATACCAGAACGGACATCATTCCCTGCCTCATGCGTGCCTGTCTCCCGTCGCTGTCATCGTCCGGATTGCCGCCACCGCGGGCGGCGGGTGCCCGCGCATGGTCCCACACATCATCGAGCAGACCGGCATGGACCCGCCCGTCACGCGCGCCGGACGAGGCCTCCACCGACGCCAACCCATGCGGGGCGATCAGTCCTGCAGGCGGAACGCGCTTGAAAAACGCCGCTCGACGCCACTGAGCGGATCGATGAAGGCGACCTGTTCGGCCAGCAGTTGCAACGGCGCCACGTAGTCGCCGGCCGCGCGATGGCGCACCGACGGATACAGCGGATCACCGTCGATCGGCGCGCCCAGTGCCGCCATGTGCACGCGCAGCTGGTGTTTGCGGCCGGTGACCGGCGTCAGTGCGTAACGCCAGCGATCGTCGCCGCGCGCGATGACATCGATCCGGGTTTCGCTGTTCGCCATTCCGTCCGCTTCCTGCATGCGGAAGAACGGCTCGCCCGCGACGATGCGGCTGATGCGGGTGCGGGGGAACACGAGCTGCGGCAGCGCCGGCGCCATCGCCTGGTAGCGCTTTTCGATCCGCCGCTCGCGGAACAACGCCTGGTAGCGCGCACGACTGTCGGGATTGGTCGAAAACAGCACCAGCCCGGCGGTCTCGCGATCGATCCGGTGCAGCGGCGCCAGCGCCGGGTTGCCGGTACGGCGGATCAGCCGACCCAGCAGGGTTTCGTGGACATGGACGCCCGCCGGCGTCACCGGCAGGAAATGCGGCTTGTCGGCCACCAGCAGGTCGGCATCGAGGTGCAGGAGGGATTCGCCGAAGGGAATCGCCGGTTCGTCCACGACTTCGCGGTAATAGTGGATGTCCAGCCCGACGCGATAGGGCGAGCCGGGCGTCACCGGGTTTCCCTCGCCATCCACGACCCGGTGGCGCGTCATCCGGTCGATCCACTGCGCGCGAGGCACCGACGGAAACCGCGCGCACAGGCCATCCAGCACCGTCGACCACGCGCCGGGCGGCAGCTGCAGCGTGCTGGCCGCCAGTCCGTCGAGGTGGGGCAGCCGGATGCGTGCCGAACCGCGTCCGCGCACGGCGGCTTACTTCGCGAGGCCTGCGACGACTTCCGACACGCTCAGTCCCAGCTCGAGCTGCAGGCGTACGTATTCCCGCTCCTTGCGCGAAAGCGCGCGGCCCACGGCGATCCGCACGTCCTCGGCTTCCAGGATGCGCAGGATCCTGGGCATGGCCGAGCCGATGGCATCCTGGCCGTAGCCGGCTTCGCGCAGGGCGGCGGTCAGAAGGTCTTCGATGTCCATGCAGCATCCCGATCTGTTCAATGCCGCATTGTGCACCGGGCCGAGGACGGGCGAGACATCCTCGTGCGCGCTCGCCCTCCGGCGCCGATCAGCACCCCATCGGTGGCAGGAAGGTCACTGTCGACACCACCACCCAGGCGCCCCGCCGCAGGACTTCCACCCGCACGCGCACCGCACTGATCGCCACGAACGGCGATACCGTGCCCAGCGCATCGCCGTGGCCGATGCGCGGAATCCACATGTCGGCCTGCGCCGCGTCTCCTTGCGCCGCCGTGTGCGCACGCACCGCCGCGTCCAGCTCGGCCCGCGTGTAGTCCGGGAAGCAGTCTTGCTGTTGCGGCGACGGCGTCGGCAATACGAACGACACGGCGTCCAGCGCCCTGGCGGTCTGCCAGTCGGACCGGCAATGCTTCCAGTCGGTCAGGTCCAGGTGCGGGCCTTCCGCACTCAGGCCGAGGCTGGTTTCGTACTGCACGCGCACGCGCCAGCGTTCGCCCGCCACGGTCGGCTGCAGTTGCAGCGTGGCCCCGTAGACCTCGTCGCCCAGGTCCAGCGGCACGTCCAGCGACGCCGGCACCTCGCCCTCGTGCGTCCATCCGGTGAACGAATACTCGGTCCCCACGTGCGGCAACACGCGGATGCCCGAGAGGACCTGCGCCTGCAGTGGTGCGCACAGGACCAGCAGGAACAGCAGCGCCAACGCGCACCGCATCGACACGACGTCCCGCAGCTTCTTCATCCCTGCATCCCCGGACAGCCCGACCCTGCGGCCATGGTAGCGCCCCGGTGCGGCGCTCGCGTGTCGCGTGTCGACCGATGCCACAACCTGAACGCACCGCTGCCGTTCCCAAGGTTGCTTCACGGCGGCGTGACTCCGCGGGTCCTAGCTTCGCCGGAACGAGATGCGCACGACGCGCGGAGGAACACATGACGATGATCAGACTGCGGGCCACCGGCCCGCGCAGCGGGTTCGATGCCCTGCTGGCGGCCCTGCATGGAGTGGACGGCGTGGAGCACGTGGAAGAGGTCGCCGACCTGATGCCGCACATGGACGACGACGATTCCAGTTCCGCCGGCCTGTCCGACGCCATGCCCGGTGGCGATGTCCATGCCGTGGAAGTCGAAGCCGCCGCGTCGCGTGCCGACGGCGTGCGCGGCACCGCCGACGATGTCGCGGCCCGTTACGGGCTGGTGATCGAATACGTCGATACCTTCTGAGCGTCTTGGCCGGCCTGCACTACACCTCCGATGCGATGCCCGGCCTGCGCCGGCAGCGTCGGGGTCGCGGCTTCGCCTACGTCGATGCGCGTGGCCGGCCCGTCCGCGACGCCGCCACTCTGGCGCGCATCCGCCAGTTGGCCATTCCACCGGCGTATACCGACGTGTGGATCTGCGCCGACGCGCGCGGCCACCTGCAGGCGACCGGCCGTGATGCACGCGGTCGCAAGCAGTACCGCTACCACACGGCCTGGCAGGCCGAGCGCGGCGCCCGCAAGTACGACCGCCTGATCGCCTTCGCCGACGCGCTTCCGCGCCTGCGCCGGCAGGTGCGCGCCGACCTGGCGCTGTCCGGGTTCCCGCGGCCGAAGGTGGTCGCGCTGGTGGTCGCCCTGCTCGGCCACACGCTCCTGCGCGTCGGCAACGCGAGCTACCAGAAGGAGAATGGTTCCTACGGCCTGACCACGTTGCGCAACGTGCATGCGCGTTTCGTCGCCGGCAGCGAGGTGCGCTTCGCCTTCCGCGGCAAGGGCGGCAAGCCGCTGGAATCCAGCGTGTCCGATGCGCGCCTGGTACGCCTGGTGCGCCAATGCCGCCAGCTGCCCGGACAGGCGCTGTTCCAGTACCGCGAGAACGGCACCGTCCACCGCATCACCTCCAGCGACGTCAATGCGTATCTGCAGCAGCACCTGCAGGGCCCGTACACCGCGAAGGACTTCCGCACCTTCGGGGCCACCCTGCTCGCCTTCCGCACGCTGGCGGGCGTGGCGCCTCCGGCCGGGGGCGAAGACCCGCGGCGCACGCAGGTGAAGCTGGCGGTACTGCGCGCCGCCGCCGATCTGCTGGGCAACACGCCACGCATCTGCGAGAAGAACTACGTGGACCCGCGTGTCTTCGCGGGCTGGGAAGCCGGTGAACTCCAGCGCGCCACCCGCAACGCGAGCGGGCCCCGGCAGTGGGAACGCGCAGCGATCCGCTACCTGCGACGTGCGCGGGCATGACGACGCGGACAGGACCGGTCGCAGCGCGACCGGCCCCGCGCATCACATGGTATGCGTGGGCTTCTCGCCGCTCAGGCTGCCGGCCAGCATGGTCTCGATGCGGTTCTTGATGGCTTCGCCTTCGCCGTTCTCGGCGAACTGCACGCCGATGCCGGCCGCGCGGTTGCCCTGCGCACCGACCGGCGTCACCCAGACCACCTTGCCGGCCACCGGCAGGCGGTCGCTGGATTCGGGCAGGGTGAGCAGCAGGAAGACCTCGTCGCCGAGGAAGTAGCGCTTCGGCGTGGGCACGAAGATACCGCCGCCCTTCACGAACGGCATGTAGGCGTTGTAGAGCGCGGCCTTGTCCTTCACCGCCAGCGACAGGATGCCCTGCCGTCCACCTGCTGCATTCATTCCCGTCTCCGTGTTTCCGTCAGCGGCGCGCCCCGACAGCGCGTCCGCGATCGCCACCGGCCCAGGCCAGCAGCAGTTCCACCATGGCCAGGTCGCCACGCACCGTGGTCCGCAACAGGTCGCGGGTGCGGTTGGCGGCGTCGAACCAGGCGGCCAGCTTGTTCAATCGGGCCGGATCGGTCAAGCCGAGGGT
It includes:
- a CDS encoding GNAT family N-acetyltransferase; its protein translation is MRTEIRPARLSEAAELSAMMRRTFLATNGHCSTPENVAAHVAAMYSPERQAEEIRDPDTLTLIVEQDGVWAGYAQLRWGTVPPTEVVLRPTVELARIYLDEAFHGKGIAAMLVSHLLAAATLRGSRSVWLTVWQDAPQAIRFWRKHGFQSVGRSIFYIGDDPKEDWVMTQALPEG
- a CDS encoding alpha/beta hydrolase, translated to MMSVLVCLGMAMAAAVHAAAAGDAATSLAPLQHLPALKGDYFPLTDPGSGRVHHIHVRYPEGYEAGSATRYPVVYVLDGDSLFPLLAPTHLFLHYDEQLPEAIVVGIAYGSFDPAINKRHVDFTAPGSDTTAEQGGAPGFLAFLRAQVVPEVERRYAADPARRILIGQSRAGYFVLWSALQDPDLFWGRIASNPSPGPAREHLFAAPRPHAREDLRVVVASGTRDTAERQRIAHDWTTHWSAPGTDAPWQVSLLTMQDGTHAATIGETYRRAMLWLFREAIRASTP
- a CDS encoding pseudouridine synthase — encoded protein: MRGRGSARIRLPHLDGLAASTLQLPPGAWSTVLDGLCARFPSVPRAQWIDRMTRHRVVDGEGNPVTPGSPYRVGLDIHYYREVVDEPAIPFGESLLHLDADLLVADKPHFLPVTPAGVHVHETLLGRLIRRTGNPALAPLHRIDRETAGLVLFSTNPDSRARYQALFRERRIEKRYQAMAPALPQLVFPRTRISRIVAGEPFFRMQEADGMANSETRIDVIARGDDRWRYALTPVTGRKHQLRVHMAALGAPIDGDPLYPSVRHRAAGDYVAPLQLLAEQVAFIDPLSGVERRFSSAFRLQD
- a CDS encoding polyprenyl synthetase; this encodes MDIEDLLTAALREAGYGQDAIGSAMPRILRILEAEDVRIAVGRALSRKEREYVRLQLELGLSVSEVVAGLAK
- a CDS encoding DNA topoisomerase IB, with protein sequence MAGLHYTSDAMPGLRRQRRGRGFAYVDARGRPVRDAATLARIRQLAIPPAYTDVWICADARGHLQATGRDARGRKQYRYHTAWQAERGARKYDRLIAFADALPRLRRQVRADLALSGFPRPKVVALVVALLGHTLLRVGNASYQKENGSYGLTTLRNVHARFVAGSEVRFAFRGKGGKPLESSVSDARLVRLVRQCRQLPGQALFQYRENGTVHRITSSDVNAYLQQHLQGPYTAKDFRTFGATLLAFRTLAGVAPPAGGEDPRRTQVKLAVLRAAADLLGNTPRICEKNYVDPRVFAGWEAGELQRATRNASGPRQWERAAIRYLRRARA
- a CDS encoding PilZ domain-containing protein; translation: MNAAGGRQGILSLAVKDKAALYNAYMPFVKGGGIFVPTPKRYFLGDEVFLLLTLPESSDRLPVAGKVVWVTPVGAQGNRAAGIGVQFAENGEGEAIKNRIETMLAGSLSGEKPTHTM